Proteins from a genomic interval of Pseudomonadota bacterium:
- a CDS encoding electron transfer flavoprotein subunit beta/FixA family protein, producing MKIVACIKQTFDTEAKIVIGGDGQISDQGVNLILNPYDEFAVEEAIRTKEKNGGEVLVVTVGGDKAQEALRYSLAMGADRAILINDPALAKADSRAVSLALAKLLSEKEAGYDIVFTGKEAVDDGAAQVPSRLAEKLDLAQANVVTGLVLGDGKATATREIDGGTETLEFSLPALISAQKGLNEVRYPSLPGIMKAKRKPLDVLSLGDLGLSAEDVASKVVMTAAELPPARKAGQKLTGEVNEVVAKLVQLLKDEAKVI from the coding sequence GTGAAGATTGTAGCCTGTATCAAACAGACCTTTGACACCGAGGCCAAGATTGTTATCGGTGGCGATGGTCAGATCTCTGACCAGGGAGTAAACCTGATTCTCAATCCTTATGATGAATTCGCGGTTGAAGAAGCCATTCGCACCAAGGAAAAAAATGGGGGCGAGGTTCTGGTCGTCACGGTTGGTGGTGACAAAGCCCAGGAAGCTTTGCGTTACAGTCTGGCTATGGGGGCTGACCGTGCGATTCTGATTAACGATCCGGCGTTGGCTAAAGCCGACAGCCGGGCGGTTTCGTTGGCATTGGCTAAGCTTCTGAGTGAAAAGGAAGCCGGCTATGATATCGTTTTCACCGGCAAGGAAGCCGTGGATGATGGCGCTGCCCAGGTGCCTTCACGGCTGGCGGAAAAGCTTGATTTGGCTCAAGCCAATGTCGTGACCGGATTGGTTCTTGGTGATGGCAAAGCGACCGCGACCCGTGAAATCGATGGTGGAACCGAAACTCTGGAGTTTTCCCTGCCGGCGCTGATCAGCGCGCAGAAAGGGTTGAATGAGGTACGTTATCCTTCATTGCCGGGGATTATGAAAGCCAAACGTAAACCACTTGACGTGCTGTCTCTGGGAGATCTCGGTCTCAGTGCCGAGGATGTTGCTTCCAAGGTGGTGATGACGGCTGCTGAATTGCCGCCGGCTCGTAAAGCTGGACAGAAGTTGACTGGTGAGGTTAACGAAGTGGTGGCTAAGCTGGTGCAGCTGCTCAAAGATGAAGCCAAGGTTATCTAA
- a CDS encoding acyl-CoA dehydrogenase produces the protein MEFAYTDEERMMLQMARDFAEKEVKPIAKEVDKEHKYPAATVKKMGALGLMGVSVPVEYEGAGMSNICYAIAIEEISRHCAATGVIMSVNNSLACEPIKIFGTEAQKKKYLADMASGRKLGCLGLTEPNAGSDASNLSTMAVLDGDQWVINGRKIFITNGNEADYAVVIAQTDKSQGHRGICAFIVDLDNPGFSVGTLEDKLGIRGSSTAELVFDDCRIPKENLLGGMGKGFKVALTTLDGGRIGIASQALGIARAAIEDATAYAKERVQFGKPIAQLQAIQWMLADLSTHYEAARLLTHRAAYLKDQGLPFGKEAAMAKLMASETAMKAATQGIQILGGYGYTTDYPLERYFRDAKITEIYEGTSEVMRLVIASNVLK, from the coding sequence ATGGAATTTGCTTACACCGATGAAGAAAGAATGATGTTGCAGATGGCGCGGGATTTTGCCGAGAAGGAAGTTAAACCAATCGCCAAGGAGGTGGATAAAGAACATAAATATCCGGCCGCCACGGTCAAGAAAATGGGCGCATTAGGTTTGATGGGGGTTAGTGTGCCGGTTGAATATGAAGGCGCCGGGATGAGCAATATCTGTTATGCTATTGCTATCGAGGAAATCTCCCGGCACTGTGCTGCGACCGGTGTTATCATGTCGGTTAATAATTCCCTGGCCTGTGAGCCGATTAAAATTTTCGGGACCGAAGCACAGAAGAAAAAGTATCTGGCCGACATGGCCAGCGGGCGCAAACTTGGCTGCTTGGGGCTGACCGAGCCCAATGCCGGTTCCGATGCTTCTAATCTGTCGACGATGGCGGTGCTTGACGGCGATCAATGGGTTATTAACGGGCGTAAGATATTTATCACTAATGGTAATGAAGCCGATTATGCGGTGGTTATCGCGCAGACCGATAAGAGCCAGGGACATCGTGGCATCTGCGCTTTCATTGTTGACCTTGACAATCCCGGCTTCAGCGTCGGTACTCTCGAGGACAAGCTTGGCATTCGCGGCAGCTCGACGGCGGAGCTGGTTTTTGATGATTGCCGGATTCCCAAGGAAAACCTGCTTGGTGGAATGGGTAAAGGATTTAAGGTGGCCTTGACCACGCTCGATGGCGGGCGGATCGGGATTGCCTCACAGGCCCTGGGGATTGCCCGGGCCGCGATTGAGGATGCGACTGCTTATGCGAAAGAGCGGGTTCAGTTTGGTAAACCCATTGCTCAGCTGCAGGCGATTCAGTGGATGCTGGCCGATCTTTCGACTCATTATGAAGCGGCTCGGCTTCTGACCCATCGGGCCGCTTATCTGAAAGATCAGGGGCTGCCTTTCGGCAAGGAAGCAGCCATGGCCAAACTGATGGCTTCCGAAACCGCGATGAAGGCCGCCACCCAGGGGATTCAGATTCTCGGTGGCTACGGTTATACCACGGATTATCCTCTGGAACGCTATTTCCGGGACGCCAAAATTACGGAGATTTATGAAGGTACCAGTGAGGTCATGCGTCTGGTTATCGCCAGTAATGTGCTGAAATAA